In Sphingopyxis sp. 113P3, one DNA window encodes the following:
- the gyrA gene encoding DNA gyrase subunit A: MQPSEDGVSPINIVDEMKTSYLDYAMSVIVSRALPDVRDGLKPVHRRILYAAQEGGFVPGRPYKKSAKIVGDVMGNYHPHGDSAIYDALARMTQDWSLRVPLIDGQGNFGSMDPDPPASMRYTEARLAKTAMVLLNDLDKDTVDFQPNYDASREEPTVLPARFPNLLVNGAGGIAVGMATNIPPHNLGEVVDATLAMIDRQLEGGADITLEELMAIVPGPDFPTGAMMLGQGGARNAYATGRGSIMMRATHVIEEGRNDRQSIVLTSIPFQVGKSGLVEKIAEAARDKRIEGVADIRDESNREGVRVVIELKRDATAEVVLNQLWRHTPAQSSFPANMLAIRGGRPEMLGLKDILSSFIAFREDVITRRCKFELAKARDRAHILLGLVVAVSNLDEVVRIIRGASNPAAAREALLAREWPIGEIAPYIRLVEAIEGEMEESAVYRLSETQVKAILDLRLHRLTALGRDEIGKELEELAAEIEELLSILADRVKLYGVMREELVAVRDEFATPRKTIVAPAADGIDDEDLIEREEMVVTVTLDGYIKRTPLETFRAQRRGGKGRAGMATKDEDVVTNLFVTSTHTPVLFFSTAGKVYRLKVWRLPEGGPATRGRPMVNLLPLAQGETISTVLPLPEDEAEWGKLHVMFATAKGNVRRNSMDAFTNVPSNGKIAMKFEGEDEDDRLIGVALLGENDDVLLATRQGKAIRFAGDEVREFQSRNSTGVRGMKLAKNDDEVISLSILHRGGMRDQEEREDYLRFAPWKAEKEGAPKMSDERFAELAGREQFILTVCANGYGKLSSAYEYRRTGRGGQGITNIDNIRRNGPVVASFPATQAHQLMLVTDQAKLIRMGLDTLRVIGRGSAGVRLFDVAEGEHVVSAALIEESEDGAPDEGAASEVAAAAGETGGE, from the coding sequence ATGCAGCCGTCCGAGGACGGCGTTTCGCCGATCAATATCGTCGATGAAATGAAGACGTCATACCTCGATTACGCGATGAGCGTAATCGTCAGCCGTGCGCTCCCCGATGTGCGCGACGGGTTGAAGCCGGTGCACCGGCGCATCCTCTATGCAGCGCAGGAGGGTGGCTTCGTTCCGGGCCGTCCGTACAAGAAGTCGGCGAAGATCGTCGGCGACGTCATGGGTAACTACCATCCGCACGGCGACAGCGCGATCTACGACGCGCTTGCGCGCATGACGCAGGACTGGTCGCTGCGCGTGCCGCTGATCGACGGCCAGGGCAATTTCGGCTCGATGGACCCCGATCCGCCGGCGTCGATGCGATACACCGAAGCGCGCCTTGCAAAGACCGCGATGGTGCTGCTCAACGACCTCGACAAGGATACGGTCGACTTCCAGCCCAACTATGATGCAAGCCGCGAAGAGCCGACCGTGCTTCCCGCGCGCTTCCCCAACCTGCTCGTCAATGGCGCGGGCGGCATTGCCGTCGGGATGGCGACGAACATCCCGCCGCACAATCTTGGCGAGGTCGTCGACGCGACGCTCGCGATGATCGACCGCCAGCTTGAAGGCGGCGCCGACATCACGCTCGAAGAGCTGATGGCGATCGTCCCGGGGCCCGACTTTCCAACCGGTGCGATGATGCTCGGCCAGGGCGGCGCGCGAAACGCCTATGCCACCGGACGCGGCTCGATCATGATGCGCGCGACGCATGTGATAGAAGAAGGCAGGAACGACCGGCAATCGATTGTTTTAACGTCCATTCCTTTTCAGGTGGGCAAGTCGGGTCTCGTCGAGAAAATCGCCGAGGCCGCGCGCGACAAGCGTATCGAAGGCGTCGCCGATATCCGCGATGAGTCGAACCGCGAGGGGGTGCGGGTCGTGATCGAGCTGAAGCGCGATGCGACCGCCGAGGTCGTTTTGAACCAGCTCTGGCGTCACACCCCGGCGCAGTCGAGCTTCCCTGCGAACATGCTCGCAATTCGCGGCGGCCGGCCCGAAATGCTCGGGCTGAAAGACATTCTCTCGTCGTTCATCGCCTTTCGCGAAGACGTCATCACGCGCCGCTGCAAGTTCGAACTCGCAAAGGCGCGCGACCGCGCGCACATCTTGCTCGGCCTTGTCGTTGCGGTCAGCAATCTCGATGAGGTGGTGCGGATCATCCGCGGCGCATCCAACCCTGCCGCGGCGCGCGAGGCTCTGCTCGCGCGCGAATGGCCGATCGGCGAGATCGCGCCCTATATCCGCCTCGTCGAGGCGATCGAGGGCGAGATGGAGGAAAGCGCTGTCTATCGGCTGTCCGAGACGCAGGTAAAGGCGATCCTCGACTTGCGCCTTCACCGCCTGACCGCGCTCGGCCGGGACGAAATCGGCAAGGAACTCGAGGAGCTGGCGGCCGAGATTGAGGAACTGCTTTCGATCCTCGCCGACAGGGTCAAGCTCTATGGCGTGATGCGCGAGGAGCTCGTCGCGGTGCGCGATGAGTTTGCCACCCCCCGCAAGACGATCGTCGCCCCCGCCGCCGACGGCATCGACGACGAGGATCTCATCGAGCGCGAAGAGATGGTCGTTACCGTCACGCTCGACGGTTACATCAAGCGGACCCCGCTGGAGACCTTCCGCGCCCAGCGCCGCGGCGGGAAGGGCCGCGCGGGCATGGCGACGAAGGACGAGGATGTCGTCACCAACCTGTTCGTCACCTCGACCCACACACCGGTGCTCTTCTTCTCGACCGCGGGCAAGGTCTACCGGCTGAAGGTATGGCGCCTGCCCGAGGGCGGCCCCGCGACGCGGGGAAGACCCATGGTCAACCTGTTGCCGCTGGCGCAGGGCGAGACGATCTCGACCGTGCTGCCCCTCCCCGAGGACGAGGCCGAGTGGGGCAAGCTCCACGTCATGTTCGCGACCGCTAAGGGCAATGTACGCCGCAACAGCATGGACGCCTTCACCAACGTCCCCTCGAACGGCAAGATCGCGATGAAGTTCGAGGGCGAGGACGAGGACGACCGGCTGATCGGCGTCGCGCTGCTCGGCGAAAATGACGACGTGCTGCTTGCGACGCGGCAGGGCAAGGCAATCCGTTTTGCCGGCGATGAAGTGCGCGAGTTCCAGAGCCGCAATTCGACAGGCGTGCGCGGGATGAAACTTGCCAAGAATGACGATGAGGTCATCTCGCTGTCGATCCTGCATCGCGGCGGAATGCGCGATCAGGAGGAGCGCGAGGATTATCTTCGCTTTGCGCCGTGGAAGGCCGAAAAGGAAGGCGCGCCGAAGATGAGCGACGAGCGCTTCGCCGAACTGGCCGGACGCGAGCAGTTCATCCTCACGGTCTGCGCCAACGGCTATGGCAAATTGTCATCGGCCTATGAATATCGCCGCACCGGCCGCGGCGGTCAGGGGATCACCAATATCGACAATATTCGCCGCAACGGCCCGGTGGTCGCGAGTTTCCCCGCCACCCAGGCGCACCAGCTGATGCTCGTGACAGATCAGGCAAAACTGATCCGCATGGGGCTCGACACGCTGCGCGTCATCGGGCGCGGTTCGGCCGGCGTGCGGCTCTTCGACGTCGCCGAGGGCGAGCATGTCGTCTCGGCCGCGCTGATCGAAGAGAGCGAGGACGGCGCGCCGGACGAGGGCGCGGCAAGCGAGGTTGCAGCCGCCGCGGGCGAGACAGGCGGCGAATGA